The following are encoded in a window of Helicobacter sp. 'house sparrow 1' genomic DNA:
- the dapE gene encoding succinyl-diaminopimelate desuccinylase, whose protein sequence is MTNVVEILKHLISYPTVTPKECGIYDYITEILRDFRVLRFNKGEVKNLFLYKVFGENLDSKEAPHLCFAGHIDVVPPGEGWDSDPFIPTIKDGFLYGRGSQDMKGGVASFLSALTLLQEVKCRQKKIISVLLTSDEEGIGVDGTRYVLEELKKQNLLPHYAIVAEPTSDQIFGDTIKIGRRGSINGVLRIKGKQGHVAYPQKCINPVEILGAKLGEIAGYCLDNGDEDFLPSKIVVTDIRGGMEVVNVTPNDLRIMFNVRNNTLTSKEKIESYIQGVLSGIDYDLELIQNSHPFKSSKEGWLAKNLLQTIINQVGVKAVLSTSGGTSDARFFAQHQVEVLEFGVRNDRIHSLNERVRIKEVEELSYIFLDMINNFLRSNDEQSVFN, encoded by the coding sequence ATGACAAATGTAGTAGAAATTTTAAAGCATTTAATTAGTTACCCTACGGTTACACCTAAAGAGTGTGGGATTTATGACTATATTACAGAGATTTTAAGAGATTTTAGAGTTTTAAGATTTAATAAAGGAGAAGTAAAAAATCTCTTCTTATATAAGGTTTTTGGGGAAAATTTAGATAGTAAGGAAGCGCCACACTTATGCTTTGCGGGTCATATCGATGTTGTTCCACCAGGGGAAGGATGGGATAGTGATCCTTTTATTCCTACTATTAAGGATGGTTTTTTGTATGGTAGGGGTTCTCAGGATATGAAAGGAGGGGTGGCTAGTTTTTTAAGTGCCTTAACTTTATTGCAGGAAGTAAAATGTAGGCAAAAAAAGATCATTTCTGTGCTTTTGACAAGTGATGAAGAGGGAATAGGTGTTGATGGTACAAGATATGTCCTTGAAGAATTAAAAAAGCAAAATTTGTTACCTCATTATGCAATTGTTGCAGAGCCAACTAGTGATCAAATATTTGGAGATACTATCAAAATAGGTCGCAGAGGTTCAATTAATGGGGTTTTAAGAATTAAGGGGAAACAAGGGCATGTAGCCTATCCTCAAAAATGTATCAATCCAGTAGAAATATTAGGAGCTAAACTCGGAGAGATTGCAGGATATTGTCTAGATAATGGGGATGAGGATTTTCTTCCTTCAAAAATTGTTGTTACAGATATTAGAGGAGGAATGGAGGTAGTAAATGTTACTCCCAATGATCTTAGAATAATGTTTAATGTGCGCAACAATACACTTACTAGTAAAGAAAAAATAGAATCTTATATTCAAGGTGTTTTATCAGGAATTGATTATGACTTAGAGTTGATACAAAATTCCCATCCTTTTAAAAGTTCTAAGGAAGGATGGTTGGCTAAAAACCTCTTGCAAACTATAATAAATCAGGTAGGTGTAAAAGCTGTTCTTAGCACTAGTGGAGGAACAAGTGATGCGAGATTTTTTGCACAACACCAAGTTGAGGTGCTAGAGTTTGGTGTAAGAAATGATAGGATACATAGCTTAAATGAACGCGTGAGAATAAAGGAAGTTGAAGAGCTATCTTATATCTTTTTGGATATGATAAATAATTTTTTAAGGAGTAATGATGAGCAAAGTGTTTTTAATTAA
- the mnmG gene encoding tRNA uridine-5-carboxymethylaminomethyl(34) synthesis enzyme MnmG has translation MDSKFDVLVVGGGHAGIEASVVCAKMGAKVHLLTMLVENIGLASCNPAIGGLGKGHLVKEIDALGGVMGILTDKSGIQYRILNASKGPAVRGTRAQIDMDAYRIEARNLVLNTPNLTLSQEIVEELLVEDKKVVGVKTNIGKTYLAKRVIITTGTFLRGLVHIGENQIQNGRFGENASVGLSKSLKDLGFELGRLKTGTCPRVDGRSIKFDLLEQHFGDENPPHFSYKTRDFSPHQLPCYVTYTNKITHQYIRENFSRAPLFTGQIEGVGPRYCPSIEDKIHRFADKERHQLFLEPQTKDGVEYYINGLSTSLPFDVQEKVIHSIYGLENAKITRYGYAIEYDYVNPTALWHTLETRLIKGLYFAGQINGTTGYEEAGAQGIMAGINAVLSLADEEDRFKQKFGSKREFVLRRDEGYIGVMIDDLVTKGTEEPYRVFTSRAEYRLLLREDNALFRLGKYAYEFGLMDEKEYLELKKDAEDIKRGMEFLSQKILTPSKETLAFLEQIGEDPINDKCMAILVAGRDSFNEEKLEKLDSMFKGFSKRAKEQIKILAKYDSYIQKQLESVAKMEQMLEVKIPQDFVFDGIAGLSLEVVEKLNKFRPATLFHASNISGITPASLDVLHLYIHLYHKKKQVDKD, from the coding sequence ATGGATAGTAAATTTGATGTTTTAGTTGTTGGGGGAGGGCACGCTGGGATTGAAGCGAGTGTTGTGTGTGCCAAAATGGGTGCAAAAGTTCATTTGCTTACAATGTTGGTAGAAAATATTGGTTTAGCAAGTTGCAATCCTGCAATAGGAGGTCTTGGTAAGGGGCATCTTGTCAAAGAAATAGATGCACTTGGAGGTGTGATGGGGATTTTAACCGATAAAAGTGGGATTCAATATAGAATCTTAAATGCCTCAAAAGGTCCTGCAGTGAGAGGAACAAGGGCGCAAATTGATATGGATGCCTATCGTATTGAAGCAAGGAATCTTGTTTTAAATACCCCTAATCTAACACTCTCTCAAGAGATTGTTGAGGAATTGTTAGTTGAAGATAAGAAAGTGGTAGGGGTTAAAACAAATATAGGAAAGACCTATCTAGCAAAAAGGGTAATTATCACTACTGGAACTTTTTTAAGAGGGTTGGTGCATATTGGAGAAAATCAAATCCAAAATGGAAGATTTGGTGAGAATGCATCAGTTGGGTTATCAAAAAGTCTTAAAGATTTAGGATTTGAGCTAGGAAGATTGAAGACAGGGACTTGCCCTAGAGTTGATGGCAGAAGTATAAAATTTGATTTATTAGAACAGCATTTTGGAGATGAAAATCCTCCTCATTTTAGCTATAAAACTAGAGACTTTTCTCCTCATCAGTTGCCTTGTTATGTAACTTATACAAATAAGATAACACATCAGTATATTAGAGAAAATTTCTCAAGAGCACCTCTTTTTACAGGACAAATTGAGGGAGTTGGTCCTAGGTATTGTCCAAGTATTGAAGATAAGATTCATCGTTTTGCAGATAAAGAAAGACATCAGTTATTTCTTGAACCACAAACAAAAGATGGAGTGGAGTATTATATTAATGGTTTGAGCACATCTTTGCCATTTGATGTTCAAGAGAAAGTAATACATTCTATTTATGGGCTTGAAAATGCAAAAATTACAAGGTATGGATATGCAATTGAATATGATTATGTTAATCCTACTGCCCTGTGGCATACTCTAGAAACTCGCCTAATTAAAGGACTTTATTTTGCAGGACAGATTAATGGAACAACAGGCTATGAAGAGGCTGGAGCTCAAGGCATTATGGCAGGTATTAATGCAGTTTTAAGTCTGGCAGATGAAGAAGATAGATTTAAACAAAAATTTGGATCTAAAAGAGAGTTTGTTTTAAGGAGAGATGAGGGATATATTGGTGTGATGATTGATGACTTGGTTACAAAGGGGACTGAGGAACCTTATAGGGTTTTTACTTCAAGAGCAGAGTATCGCTTGCTTTTAAGAGAGGATAATGCTTTATTTAGATTGGGTAAATATGCCTATGAGTTTGGGTTAATGGATGAAAAAGAATATTTAGAACTCAAAAAAGATGCAGAGGATATTAAAAGAGGAATGGAGTTTTTAAGCCAAAAGATCTTAACACCATCTAAAGAAACTTTAGCCTTTTTGGAACAAATTGGTGAGGATCCTATCAATGATAAATGTATGGCAATTTTGGTTGCTGGTAGAGATAGTTTTAATGAGGAGAAACTAGAAAAGTTAGATTCTATGTTTAAGGGATTTAGCAAAAGAGCAAAAGAGCAAATTAAGATTCTAGCAAAGTATGATAGTTATATTCAAAAACAACTAGAAAGTGTTGCAAAAATGGAGCAAATGCTAGAGGTTAAAATTCCTCAGGATTTTGTTTTTGATGGGATTGCTGGGTTGAGTTTAGAGGTTGTAGAAAAACTTAATAAATTCAGACCTGCTACTTTGTTTCATGCATCTAACATTAGCGGTATTACTCCAGCAAGCTTAGATGTTTTGCATCTATATATTCATCTTTATCATAAAAAGAAACAGGTAGACAAAGATTAA
- a CDS encoding phosphatidate cytidylyltransferase, with amino-acid sequence MSLKSIFSSDKKRYITGFVLVFILILLIWINNTYLIWAFIGILYLLGVSESLQLFQCPKHPLLFIIFTLIWIGALFNSSPLESGMFFLMLSAGFLAYKQSFSPKFLLPLIYPTLPFLTLYATYLDFGIESLVWLITTIAVSDTAAYFGGKLFGRNPLSQTSPKKTIEGALIGIFFAVVIGSILGIGIFHKGFLTAFVISLIVTLSGILGDLYESLLKRQAQLKDSGNILPGHGGILDRLDAILFGVVAMHFLLRFFTTHQEITLAF; translated from the coding sequence ATGAGTTTGAAGAGTATTTTTTCTTCTGATAAAAAGCGTTATATTACAGGGTTTGTTCTTGTTTTTATATTGATTTTATTAATTTGGATTAACAACACCTATCTTATATGGGCTTTCATTGGCATACTTTATTTGCTTGGAGTCTCCGAAAGCCTACAGCTTTTTCAATGTCCTAAACATCCTCTTTTATTTATCATTTTTACACTAATTTGGATTGGCGCATTATTTAATTCAAGCCCCTTAGAATCTGGAATGTTCTTTTTAATGCTATCAGCAGGATTTCTAGCCTACAAACAATCATTTTCTCCAAAATTTTTATTACCCCTTATTTATCCTACACTGCCCTTTTTAACCCTCTATGCAACCTATCTTGACTTTGGCATAGAGAGTCTTGTTTGGCTAATTACAACTATAGCAGTTTCTGATACCGCTGCTTATTTTGGTGGTAAGCTTTTTGGAAGAAACCCCTTGAGTCAAACATCTCCAAAAAAAACAATTGAAGGGGCTTTAATTGGAATATTTTTTGCCGTAGTTATAGGAAGCATTCTTGGTATTGGAATCTTTCATAAAGGCTTTCTTACTGCTTTTGTAATCAGTCTTATTGTAACTCTTAGTGGAATATTAGGAGATCTTTATGAAAGTCTTTTAAAAAGACAAGCTCAGCTTAAAGATAGTGGAAATATCCTACCAGGTCATGGAGGGATATTAGATCGACTTGATGCAATCTTGTTTGGAGTGGTTGCAATGCATTTCTTGCTCCGCTTCTTCACAACCCATCAAGAAATTACTTTAGCATTCTAG